A portion of the Lolium rigidum isolate FL_2022 chromosome 1, APGP_CSIRO_Lrig_0.1, whole genome shotgun sequence genome contains these proteins:
- the LOC124708535 gene encoding protein RKD3-like, with protein sequence MPRLELDGPKLHNSRNVELSKETQFSSQYLSAHDLVLERMDCNEEQSLWPYWPSDWLDNFLLEEEALFSNLPFPSFCCEPLCSTGSAVRQSSTLQEFDTNFEDDVQRYWDDDGRKGSEKELPLLCYSEENGAASNTMTAVPVRPEKVLTFELVSQHFYLPITQAARELNVGLTVLKKRCRELGIPRWPHRKMKSLRALINNVEALQEAGKANDEEQLRAMVEMLEQERKLLEQKPCVELKDKTKRLRQACFKANYKKRRVLALGAGEASK encoded by the exons ATGCCGAGATTGGAGCTAGACG GTCCGAAGCTGCACAATTCAAGAAACGTGGAGCTGAGCAAAGAAACTCAA TTCTCATCACAGTATTTGTCTGCCCACGATCTAGTTCTAGAGAGAATGGATTGCAACGAAGAACAGAG CTTGTGGCCTTATTGGCCAAGTGATTGGCTTGATAATTTCCTGCTTGAGGAAGAAGCACTCTTCTCCAATCTACCCTTCCCGAGCTTCTGTTGCGAACCATTATGCTCTACTGGCTCCGCCGTTAGGCAGAGTAGCACTCTTCAAG AGTTTGATACAAACTTTGAGGATGATGTACAGAGGTATTGGGATGATGACGGCAGAAAAGGGAGCGAGAAGGAGTTACCACTACTGTGTTACAGTGAGGAGAACGGAGCGGCATCAAACACGATGACAGCAGTCCCTGTTAGACCAGAAAAGGTGTTGACATTCGAGCTTGTGTCACAGCACTTCTACCTGCCAATCACGCAGGCAGCTCGAGAGCTGAATGTCGGGCTCACCGTCCTGAAGAAGAGGTGCAGagagcttgggattcccaggtggccgCATCGCAAGATGAAGAGTTTGCGGGCCCTCATCAACAATGTCGAG GCTTTGCAGGAGGCAGGCAAGGCGAACGACGAGGAGCAGCTGAGGGCGATGGTGGAGATGCTGGAGCAGGAGAGGAAGCTCCTGGAGCAGAAGCCATGTGTTGAGCTCAAGGATAAGACGAAGAGGCTTAGGCAGGCCTGCTTCAAGGCCAACTACAAGAAGAGGCGGGTCTTGGCTCTTGGAGCTGGGGAGGCATCGAAGTAG
- the LOC124708546 gene encoding DNA (cytosine-5)-methyltransferase 1-like, whose amino-acid sequence MAPRSPSPTAAAHAPARASSTRDRKSPKRFADEPLAVITKRPRGGYGASASGKKKKATKRKAANTAKKTRATTTRRKKDALADECADEPDLDALADDEADELAALEEDAGAGREATRRVAKRPAAKAKKWEEGDPEFVGAQVPADVARAKWPKRYQRDGKSTIGEEEEEVMARCHYEAAKVEEIIYNLGDDVYVRAGGEKADYIGRINEIFEGTDNGRYFNCQWFFRPEDTVILTAKLVDDHTHDPKRVFLSDEGNDNPLDCIVSKVKILQTDPKLHQAATAQLVEDYDLYYDMTYTMAYSTFANAVNGNCYINESLGISSNVDSEANTLLTTAALLDLYSGCGGMSTGLCLGAGLAGLKLETRWAVDFNSHACKSFKSNHPQTEVRNMKAEDFLCLLKEWALLCDKYVHSNNAGAAPPTEDEEEGELEKDEFVVDKLTEICYGGADRKSCIYFKVQWKGFGPEEDTWEPIENLCDCPLKIMEFVQEGYIRKILPLPGDVDVLCGGPPCQGISGFNRYRNRDEPLKDDKNRQIVIFMNIVSYLRPKYVLMENVVDILKFADGYLGRYALSHLVAMKYQSRMGIMVAGCYGLPQFRMRVFLWGALPTMALPKYALPTHHAVVRGGAPNAFFENIVAYNETQKPNLERALVLDDAISDLPEVGNDQPSDVMEYLVEPKTEFQCYHRLSRKEMLDCSFGDIAGPVEGKLLDHRPLKLNKDDFERVRRIPYKKGANFRALEGVRVGPNNVVQFHPNIPRVYLESGKPLVPQYAMNFVGGKSLKPFGRLWGDETVQTVVTRAEPHNQAILHPSQARVLIVRENARLQGFPDYYQMDGPIKQRYMQVGNAVAVPVARALGYSLGLAYLHKHDGSSDPLFVLPANFFNPGQTEAIARASSVGLPAGKVDEE is encoded by the exons ATGGCGCCGAGATCGCCTTCCCCCACCGCCGCAGCACACGCGCCGGCGCGGGCCTCGTCGACCCGCGACCGGAAGTCCCCGAAGAGGTTCGCCGACGAACCGCTCGCTGTCATCACCAAGCGCCCTCGCGGTGGCTATGGGGCGTCCGcctcagggaagaagaagaaggcgaccaAGCGGAAGGCGGCGAACACGGCGAAGAAGACCAGGGCGACCACGACCAGGAGGAAGAAGGATGCGCTGGCGGACGAGTGCGCGGACGAGCCGGACCTGGACGCGCTGGCGGACGACGAGGCCGACGAGCTCGCCGCCCTTGAAGAGGACGCGGGTGCGGGTCGTGAGGCGACCAGGCGAGTGGCTAAGCGGCCTGCCGCCAAGGCCAAAAAGTGGGAGGAGGGCGACCCGGAGTTCGTCGGCGCGCAGGTTCCCGCCGACGTGGCGCGCGCGAAATGGCCCAAGCGCTACCAGCGGGACGGCAAGAG CACGattggtgaggaggaggaggaggtgatggcAAGGTGCCATTACGAAGCAGCCAAGGTGGAAGAAATCATCTATAATCTGGGGGACGACGTCTATGTGAGG GCTGGGGGGGAAAAGGCAGATTATATTGGAAGGATTAATGAAATTTTCGAGGGCACCGACAACGGACGTTACTTCAACTGCCAATGGTTCTTTCGGCCCGAGGACACGGTGATTTTGACTGCCAAGTTGGTGGATGACCACACTCATGATCCAAAGCGTGTGTTTCTCTCTGACGAGGGAAATGATAACCCGCTGGACTGCATTGTGTCAAAAGTCAAGATATTGCAAACTGATCCCAAG CTTCATCAGGCAGCTACAGCCCAACTAGTGGAGGACTACGATCTTTACTATGACATGACCTACACCATGGCATACTCGACATTTGCAAACGCCGTAAATGGTAATTGTT ATATTAACGAAAGTTTAGGGATTTCATCTAATGTGGATTCGGAGGCTAACACCCTGCTGACAACAGCAGCGTTACTTGATCTTTATTCTGGTTGTGGTGGCATGTCCACTGGATTATGCTTGGGTGCAGGACTAGCTGGCCTGAAACTTGAGACG CGATGGGCAGTTGACTTTAACAGCCACGCATGCAAAAGCTTCAAATCTAACCATCCACAGACCGAG GTTCGGAACATGAAAGCGGAGGATTTCCTCTGTTTGCTCAAGGAATGGGCACTTCTTTGTGACAAATATGTTCACAGTAATAATGCTGGCGCAGCTCCTCCCACGGAGGATGAGGAAGAGGGTGAACTTGAAAAGGATGAGTTTGTTGTAGACAAGCTCACTGAAATCTGCTATGGTGGTGCTGATAGGAAAAGTTGCATCTATTTCAAA GTCCAGTGGAAAGGATTTGGCCCCGAAGAGGATACTTGGGAGCCCATTGAAAATCTTTG TGATTGCCCACTGAAAATAATGGAGTTTGTTCAAGAAGGTTACATACGAAAAATCTTGCCTTTGCCT GGTGATGTAGATGTCTTATGTGGGGGCCCGCCTTGTCAAGGGATAAGCGGGTTTAATCGGTATAGAAACCGTGACGAACCACTAAAAGATGACAAGAACAGACAGATAGTCATCTTCATGAACATCGTTTCTTATCTGCGGCCAAAATACGTTTTGATGGAAAACGTGGTGGATATCCTTAAATTCGCCGATGGATATTTGGGTAGGTATGCATTGAGCCATTTGGTGGCTATGAAATACCAGTCCCGGATGGGAATTATGGTAGCGGGCTGTTACGGTCTTCCACAGTTCAGAATGCGCGTCTTCCTTTGGGGTGCCCTCCCTACAATG GCGCTCCCAAAATATGCTCTTCCGACTCATCACGCCGTTGTACGAGGTGGAGCGCCAAATGCATTCTTT GAAAACATTGTAGCGTATAACGAAACTCAGAAGCCAAACTTGGAAAGGGCATTGGTTCTTGACGATGCTATTTCAGATTTGCCGGAG GTTGGTAACGATCAACCTAGTGATGTAATGGAATACCTTGTTGAACCAAAGACGGAATTTCAGTGCTACCACCGCCTTAGTCGCAAAG AAATGTTGGACTGCTCATTTGGAGATATAGCTGGTCCTGTAGAAGGAAAGCTATTGGATCACCGGCCTCTAAAGCTGAACAAAGATGATTTCGAGCGTGTGAGGCGGATACCATACAAGAAG GGGGCCAACTTCCGTGCCTTGGAAGGTGTAAGAGTAGGGCCGAATAATGTTGTGCAGTTTCACCCTAATATTCCACGAGTTTACCTTGagtcgggcaaaccattg GTTCCTCAGTACGCGATGAATTTTGTGGGGGGCAAGTCTTTGAA GCCATTTGGACGACTATGGGGAGACGAGACAGTTCAAACAGTTGTGACCAGAGCTGAGCCACATAATCAG GCTATACTGCACCCAAGTCAGGCGCGTGTGTTGATTGTTCGCGAGAATGCAAGGCTGCAGGGGTTCCCGGACTATTACCAAATGGACGGACCCATCAAGCAACG GTACATGCAAGTCGGAAATGCGGTGGCTGTGCCTGTCGCCCGAGCTCTGGGTTACTCTCTGGGCCTCGCATACCTGCACAAACACGATGGGAGCAGCGACCCGCTGTTTGTGCTGCCCGCCAACTTCTTCAACCCGGGGCAGACCGAGGCCATCGCGAGGGCTTCATCGGTTGGATTGCCTGCAGGCAAGGTTGACGAGGAATAG